The Bacteroidota bacterium genomic sequence CTTACTGAGGTCATCAGATATTTTATATCGTATTCTTTTGATTGCAAAATTTTATAGAGGCATAAAGAAGAATCTTTTCCTCCGCTCCAATTAAATATGGCTTTGCGATTGTTCATTTATTTTGCAGTGATATTTTTTCAATATTCATATAGTGCATAGAATCTTTTTCTCTTTTAGAATATTCTTCTATTTGAATTTTTTTTGTGAAAGACGGATTGTCTATAACGAGTGTGTGATATTCTCCTTTTTCACCGCAAATATCAATTCCATTTTTATTTTCGAGTAAAAGTAAATCGGCATAGGAGGTTTCATTAAAATTTCTTCCAACCCATTCATTTGTAAAATGTGGTTTTTTTACCAATGAAAAAATCCATTGGAAGTTATACTCAAAAAATTTATTCATAATTTCTTTTCTGTCTCTTTTCCATAGAGGAAGGAACACTTGAAGATTGGTTTCATCCGCACATTCTTTTACAATGTTGGAATGTCCCTCAACTTCATCAATATCTCCTGTTATTAAAGTATCAATGAAATATTTTTCTTTTAGGTTGCGAAATGCTTTGATATAACTTTCTTTAAAGGGTTCTGTAATTTCGATTATCAAATGTGGAATTTGCAATGCTTCTGATTGAAGTTTCATAAAACTTATTGGATGAGCAAGAAAATTAGGATTGGCAGGAACTAAAGTGATGAGATATTTTATTTCATAACCTGATAACTTGGCTTCGTATAAAGCAAGGCAGGAATCTTTTCCTCCTGTCCATAATATTGCTGCACTATTCATCTTTTTTAATATTGGCAATTCTTAATCGTTTTGTCCAACCAATAAAATGATGTTGGCTTGGAAAAATTTCGGGATGAAAGATTTCTGCAAGTATTTCTAATGATTCCACTAATCTTGGACCCGGACGATTGAAATAATTATTTCCATCGCACACATATATTTCCATATTGCGAACTGCTTTTAAGGTATTCCATTCTGAGCGATTTTCTAAAAAATACATTTCCTGAAGTGTTCTTTGAATGGAGAATCCGCAAGGGGCTATAAAAATTTTATCAGGATTTTTTTCAATGATATTTTCAAATTTGAGCCACCGTTTTTTTTCATCGGGAAAACAATTTGTTCCTCCTGCCATTTCAATAAGTTCCATCATCCAATGTCCTCCAACTAAAATAGGTTCTATCCATTCAATATCCGCCACTGTCGGTTTGTTGGAAAGATTTTTTGTCTTGGTGTGAATTTTTTTAAATGAATTATTCATTTGATTTACCAAAGATTTTCCTCTTTCGGGGATACCAGTTGCATTGGCAACTTCCTGAATATTTTTTAATACCTTTTCAAGCGTTGAAGGATTTGAATCAATAATTTTTATGCTGCTGTCTTTGAGATATTCATTTAATGCTTCCTGCAATTCATCGGTGCTGACCGCACAAACTTCGCATTGCGATTGAGTGAGAATATGAGTTGGCTTTAATGCTTTAATTTTTTCAACATCAACTTTATAAATGGAAAGCGATAATTCTAAAATTGTTTTTACTGCTTTATTAATTTCTGCACTGTTTCCGTCTGAACGATATTTTGGCTGGCTGCAAATTGGAAGCTGTTGAACTTCTTTTGGGTAATCACATTCGTGTGAACGACCAACTAAATAATTTCCTAAACCTAACGCATAAATAATTTCTGTTCCGCTTGGCAGTAATGATATGATTCGCATTTCTTTTTCCATTACTTAAATTGCAGTTTTTGATTTTGCCAGTATTGGAAATGTATATTTCGCCAATTCAAACCCGCCAAATAAAATTGCTGAATAAAATAAATCTCCCGCAAGAGTATTTCCGAAAAATGGAATTGCTACCGCGTAGCAAGAAATAAGTCCTGAAATATTTTGAGGATAAATCGGATTATTAAGCCACACTCCGAAATTTGAAATGAGAAAAAATAAAATAGCAGCCAATACACTTGCACCGATAACATTTACAACTTTTATTTTTTTCAACAATAAAAACCCTAACGGAACTGTGAGCAAGAAAGCAAAGTAATTAAATGGAAAGCCGTCTGGAATAATCCAAAAATGATTCCAGTAATGAGCATAAATGGTATTATTAATCACAATATCGCTTAACCACATTGAGAGAAGCGGAATAATAAATGCAATAATTCTGTTTGAAAAATACGCTGCTCCGAATAATGCTATTGCTCCGATAGAAGCAAAATTGGGCGGATGCGGAATAAGACGGCTGAACGCTGCCGCTAAAACCATTGCGATTAAAACGCTAAAGCGGATATTGATTTTTTTCTTTTCCATAGTTTTTATTTTTAAAAGCAGAGGTCTGAAAATTTCAAACCTCTGCTGATTTAATAATTATTGTTTTACAACTTGCTTGGTTGTTATTCCCGAAGATGTTTCCACTTTTAATAAGTATGCGCCTTGCGGAATACTTGTCATTGAAAGTATATTGGGAATATTTGTTGCGATTTGTTTCTGAAAAACTATTCTTCCCAAAACATCAGTTAAAGTTACTGTTGCTTTTTCATTTTCTGTGTCAATGAATCCGATATGCAGTTCATCGGAAACAGGATTTGGGTAAAGTAAAAGATGGGAAGAAAAATTATTTTCGGAAATGCCTGTTGTAGTTCTTACATCAAAAGCAAAAGTTCCGGGGGAAACATTTACTGCAAAGGAATCTACCAATGCACCGAAGAAATCATAAGTGAATACTTTTCCGTAAGTGGTGTAGTCGGTTGTGCTGATATAAATTCTTGCATTCACCGAATCAATACCAATTCCATAGAGAGATTTATTGACGAGCAACGAATCCCAAACATAGAGTGCAGATGCGCTGAACACGCCAATTTTATTTTCGTTGCTTGCTTGAAAATAAACATTGTTTAAATAGTATTCAGAACCGCTGCAACCCGAAGATCGATTAAGGCGTGTGTTGACAAAAACGCTTGTTGCACCATCATATTTTGTTACAGAACCATCTGTCCAGTTAAGATTGTTTTGCGTGTAAATTTTTCCGTTGACATTTGACACAAAAACCGCTTCAGGATTCAGTCCATCGGGACCTAAATCAATTTCTCGGTTTTCATTTTGTCCGTTCAAATTAATTATTGCTAATTTTCCAACTGTTCCCCACCCGTTGACTGCCACATAAGCGGTATCCTTCCATACTTTTACTTCAGCACATCTTTCACTTACACTCGGCAAATCATAAATAAAACTCAAATTGTTTTTATTGTATGCCTGAAAGTAGGAAGGCAGCGGACTGCTTTCTGCCCGTGTTACAAGAATCTGATTTTTCCAAATTGCCAATTCACGAATTCCTTTGACTGTCTGCACATTCAATTTTTGTTTGGTGTTCAAATCATACTTTACTAATAAAGTATCGGCAGCAACATAAATAAATCCGCTGTCAATAATTACATCGGAAGCGAATCGTGCTTGCAGCGTATCAAAATTCTGATACACTTGTGTAGCAGGATTGTAACTCCCAACAGTTACGGGACCGCCCCAAGGACCTTCATTGAGCACAATTACTTGTTGTAGGGTGTATTGTGCGAAACCCCACTGCGCTGCTCCTGAAATTATCAGGGTTAACAGCATTTTTTTAATTTTCTTCATTGTTGTTTTTTGTTTTGTGTTTGCTTTCCGTTGTTCCACCGCACCAAAAAGCAAACGGTTATAAATGATTTTTACAAACCATCAACAACAGAAAAAATGAAAGATTGAAAATCATCCCGATGAAATCGGGATTTGGTTTTCTCTTTCGCTTTTTCCCGAAGCGTAAATGGAAAACTGAATGTGGTTTCAGTTTTTTTGTGTTGGCAGGTCTTCTGACTTGTCCCCTTTCTGACGCCTTCCCATT encodes the following:
- a CDS encoding T9SS type A sorting domain-containing protein codes for the protein MKKIKKMLLTLIISGAAQWGFAQYTLQQVIVLNEGPWGGPVTVGSYNPATQVYQNFDTLQARFASDVIIDSGFIYVAADTLLVKYDLNTKQKLNVQTVKGIRELAIWKNQILVTRAESSPLPSYFQAYNKNNLSFIYDLPSVSERCAEVKVWKDTAYVAVNGWGTVGKLAIINLNGQNENREIDLGPDGLNPEAVFVSNVNGKIYTQNNLNWTDGSVTKYDGATSVFVNTRLNRSSGCSGSEYYLNNVYFQASNENKIGVFSASALYVWDSLLVNKSLYGIGIDSVNARIYISTTDYTTYGKVFTYDFFGALVDSFAVNVSPGTFAFDVRTTTGISENNFSSHLLLYPNPVSDELHIGFIDTENEKATVTLTDVLGRIVFQKQIATNIPNILSMTSIPQGAYLLKVETSSGITTKQVVKQ
- a CDS encoding diphthine--ammonia ligase, with translation MPILKKMNSAAILWTGGKDSCLALYEAKLSGYEIKYLITLVPANPNFLAHPISFMKLQSEALQIPHLIIEITEPFKESYIKAFRNLKEKYFIDTLITGDIDEVEGHSNIVKECADETNLQVFLPLWKRDRKEIMNKFFEYNFQWIFSLVKKPHFTNEWVGRNFNETSYADLLLLENKNGIDICGEKGEYHTLVIDNPSFTKKIQIEEYSKREKDSMHYMNIEKISLQNK
- a CDS encoding cobalamin-binding protein encodes the protein MEKEMRIISLLPSGTEIIYALGLGNYLVGRSHECDYPKEVQQLPICSQPKYRSDGNSAEINKAVKTILELSLSIYKVDVEKIKALKPTHILTQSQCEVCAVSTDELQEALNEYLKDSSIKIIDSNPSTLEKVLKNIQEVANATGIPERGKSLVNQMNNSFKKIHTKTKNLSNKPTVADIEWIEPILVGGHWMMELIEMAGGTNCFPDEKKRWLKFENIIEKNPDKIFIAPCGFSIQRTLQEMYFLENRSEWNTLKAVRNMEIYVCDGNNYFNRPGPRLVESLEILAEIFHPEIFPSQHHFIGWTKRLRIANIKKDE